The proteins below are encoded in one region of Halocatena salina:
- a CDS encoding DUF7562 family protein — protein MWGMRLGREARVTCIACGTRVARSNAREYDKEGDRWERTDKEFEHLCKPCHSDIDHHPRGELERLLLDVEQPRHMTHAEFIHRYHRLVEERYGRSE, from the coding sequence ATGTGGGGGATGCGACTCGGGCGCGAGGCGCGCGTCACATGTATCGCCTGCGGGACGCGAGTCGCTCGATCGAACGCACGTGAGTACGACAAAGAAGGGGATCGGTGGGAGCGGACAGACAAGGAGTTCGAGCATCTGTGTAAGCCTTGTCACAGCGACATCGATCACCACCCACGGGGCGAACTCGAGCGGCTCCTGCTCGACGTCGAGCAGCCGCGGCACATGACCCACGCGGAGTTCATCCACCGATACCACCGTCTGGTTGAGGAACGATACGGGCGCTCAGAATAA